From the genome of Hippocampus zosterae strain Florida chromosome 8, ASM2543408v3, whole genome shotgun sequence:
TGAAATTGTTTTCACAATTGTGTGACAATTGAGAACTGAAAGGAGTGTGTTTAAAAAGTGTTGTAACGTGAGCAATTATCATTGGGTGTTTTGGTTTCGCACTCCTTGGATTTGCTGTGTCATCAGTAAGGGAATGAGGAGTCATGGCGTCGGGCAGAGTCCTCATACCTCGAAAATCATCACCTTTCCAGAGACCCCAAACAGCCCCTTTGTTCAATTAACTAACATGAGCAAGCAACATCTTAGATTGGTCAGGAATTTGTCAATACTGCACTACACCCACATATGTAAACTGACTTATAGTACAGACTAAAACCAATTTACCAATTTATGACATACCAGTTTTTGGCCCATCACCTTCACAGGGGACGgctcgtctgcctcacagtgctatGGTTCCGGTTTCGGACTTCGGTTCGGGCCTTCCTGTCTGCGATTGACATGTTCTTTCTGTCGACCAGTTCAAGGTGCCACAACTGGGATAGCTACCAGCTCAGCTGTGACCTTAATCAGGATGAAtgctatagaaaatgaatgcatggttTACCTGTACAAAGTACAGCATTACATTGGGAACAGTTTGACCTTTGAACGGAAAAGAAATGGTTCCATTCTTTCCATTCTTTGGCtgtcccccaaaataagagcctCTCTTTAAAGTCATGTCAAagtgattgaatttttttttctttgattatagATCACTTCACTCAGGTACTGCACTGTGAGCACGAGTGCGTTAGAGATCTCGCCACCCGGCCGGGTCGCCTATCGCCCATGGAAAACTATTTGCCGCAGCACTACGACTACCTCCAGTTCGCCTATTACAAGAGTGAGTCCTTGAACTTTGTCTgtacaaaaagaaagaatattGTGTGGTTGCTGAACCTGTGAAACAAAGTTCGCTAAACCTGCCATGGGTGTGTTAATGACCTTTAAAACACCCAAAGATGCATTCGGGAGAACCATTTGTGCAGGAGAAATGAACTGCGCCCTGTCTGACAGAACTGCCGGTTCATGAGACAAATTTAATTGCTCATGTAAATTTTCACACCTTCTAAAAAGACGAAATAGATTTAGTTCATGAAATCTTTCAAAAGCTTAATACGTTGGAATATCAAATACCAGATAATTATTCCGACGTAAATGGGTTTACCTTTCAATCCCTTCATTTATAATGTCAAGGTCGTCCTTCAAATATATTCCCCAATTTccgtcttcccccccccctcctgccttcaataaaaatgaaaaacaaataacaatgaCAACTTCCAAAACTTGACCCTCCGAGAACCCTtaattcattgaatttcaaacatttaaaatgctctATTAGGCAGCACTGAATAACAAAAATATCCCCTTGGGGACTAATATGTAACAACAAAACCGTCACATCAACAAAAGATGCTGCTTCCAAACAAGACTAAATTTTAACATGTGTCCAAGAAAATATAAGCATAATCCTACACAGCGCTCTCAGTAGGTTGTCGACTATCAATAAACAAGAAGCCTGTCTACATCATCAGCCTTTAAGAATGCCCAACCAAGACTTCTGGAGCGCCCAATCATTTTGGGGGTGTCCCTGTGGTGAATTAAAATTTTGTGACGCAATCAGTcacataaaaaatgaaatcgCTCACACGAACAGTTACAAGGAGTCACATTACAGGATAACTAATGACTGAAAAGTACATAATGTGCTCTACTTGCTTAATTAGTTCATTAAGGCATACCTGTTAAACTACTGGCACAACATCAATTTTTAATGTTCTGAATGACGAATTCATACATCGACGGCCCTATTTtgcgcatgggtggagttttcattctttttggaATTTTCATCAACAAGCCCAGGTAGAAATGGCCGTTTGCGACGTCGTGAGAGTGAACACTGGCGGCTTGTTTAGCGACAAATGGAAGCGGCTCCTCTCATCAGTGCAGGAGAGGTGCGTTGTCTCCAAGGAGACACGTTGGAGTCCATACAGGAGATCGGTGCAGGCAAGGTATGCTAATAAGGAACAGCAAGAAGATCTCCACTTGTTTCTAACGTGTGTGACAATTCCCAAGCACGATAAACCAGACATGCCCCCGCACCAAAATGAATTTACGGCATGAAATAGATCTATATTGCACCATACTGAGAGTTATTTGTCCCATTTTGATTTCCTAAGGATTTTTTCTTACCTTATTTATCTAATTATTCAGCTTGCCTCATTTATGTAGAAAGTCAACATGTTTTAAAAACGATTCTCAAAGTGATAACGTGTAGTTCTACACCACCGGCAATAAAACCGTGGCAACAAACCTTTTGATTCGGCTCTTGAACGGCAACTGATAGGAAGGGACAATATGTTAAGTTTACGATCAAAATATCATCGTGGCGGGACTCAGTGTTAAAATGACCTAAAAAGAAAACTAAGCAATGTCCAAATTGTGACTTTTCAAAAGTCACTCAACAGCTGTGTTGATTGTCGAACACCCTCCAGTTGCACTACGTTGGCCACCACTCGGCAGCCCCCTCATTGGGTGGACGTTCCCTCATTGAAACCTGCCTGTGAGGTTTCCCGGGCGTCTGAGCTCATATCTCCGGTCCGGTACTGAGGCGAGAAGGCACAGCGGACCGCAGCAGATGCGCCGTGTCATCCCAGACAGGAAGACTCTGGTTGACCCTGCGTCTTTTACTAGCTTGGAAAGAATGCGATTTGTGTGCGCACTGATGAGGCGAAGGTGCACGTCTTGGATGCCTGACGTCAGCGTGACTTGACTCTGTAGTCATGTGCCCTTTTATTCACTCTCTCGAGCAGAGCTTGCTTGATTGCACTGACGGTTTGGAAATGATAATCAGCTGGAGACATGATGGATTTCCCCACATCCTATCTTTCCGGAGctgtgaaaaaaaccccaactcaTGTTCTTCCTGTTTATGTCTCCGCAGTGGAAAAAGTGGAGGAGGCGCTGCAGTGCGCACTCGCCTACCTTTTATTCCACGAGGGAGAGCAGTTCATGACGGACAACGTTGACTTCTACAAGGAGGTGCTGGGACGCGACAGCGCACCACGAGAGGTCAGATTCGGTTGCGTCTGTGGTTGACGGGGACCTGCTTCCGGAATTCAGTTTATTCATAAACACAGCACTCTTTGTTTCTATCGTCACAACTGATTGTGCTTTGCCCAGTGGCAGTTTTTCTAAGGGGAACGAAAATTAATTCAACTGCTTTGGTAGCGCCTACTTCCTCGGAAAACAAATTCATGATTCATTAAACTGTAACACGATCTTGGGTGTTTATTTAGTGCAGCAGTGCATGTCAGCAGAAGTACttggagccattttttttccaggttgaGTCACACATTTATGATTCGATGTTGCGAGGCAGAATtccacaaggattttttttttttttaatgacaggctAGGGGCTGCCTCTGGATAGAGACACAGCAGGAACAGGAAGTgatacagacacacactcagGAAATTGCTCCCCCAAAACCATTTTAACTATTGCCAGAGATGCAGATTCTTACATCACGACTTTGTATTAGATATAAattgcacaataaaaaaaaagagtactatCTGCTGGATCTGGTGGGCCACTGTCCCTCCTGCCAAATACTGGACCACCAGGGTACCAACCACAATGGGAGGATACCAAAAAGATGGATTTGCTTCAACATGCTATGGCCGAGGTTGCCATTCAGTCAATTACCCATGCAGCTAAACTATCTTCTCACCTGAGAATgtgtttcctgtttttcttcaaatttaACTGCAGACAAATTTTGGCACACAAGCGCTCTCAGCTTATTCTTGAGCATCACTCTAATTGAATAATAAGCTCAGACGAGTGCTTCGGGTTTTGACTTCAATATCAGTTTGATCATGTGATCTTGGGTGTGGGCATCCAAAGTAGATATTCAGCAGCCCTCCAAGAAAAAGTTTAGATTTGAGAAAGAAGGAGACGACAGGAGTCAGTGGTGCATTTGCTTCCATTTCTTGGCCACAGATGTGAACTCACCATCTGGCTGGGGTTTCcccttttacattttgtttttcactcgTACTATAGATTGACCTCGCATCTGGAAGAATTAGCCACTTTTGCCTGTTGTTATTATATTCAAGGCAACATATTTCATGCTCTCGGCTGTTCGGTCATTAGAAGCCAAAGGCGCATAGCATAATATACGTTCCGCTCTGGACGATCAGTGACTCCAACTCACTGCTGATGATTCGTCGCTTCCGAAAACGAATGAACTGCTTTGGCAACTCAAATGATGCCGTTTTAAGTTACGTTTCCTAGAAAACCTGCTTCTCATTACTCATTAGTGTGTGAAtgagtgcgtgtgcatgtgtgtcttgCAAATTGTGGCTTTTATGTTCCTATTCTTTCTAGCCCCAAAGTTCCAAATTCAGAAGTCTCCCCTCTCTAGCTTCAGTGAGGTCAAGTACAAGGCTGCAGATGTCCGTGCCAGAAACAAGTTGCCTCCCTGTCAAATAACCGTTAAGGGAAAAATCAAAGAGGCAGACCCGCAGACGTCTCTGGCACAATTTAGAGGCTGGCTCGATCAAGATTTAAAATAGcttcaaagaaaaagcaactgGTTGCCCCTGTTTCGCGGTAGCTGCCGCGGTCGAGGAAAATTAGCAAACAATGTTCTCAACACATTGTTCATCTCCAACAGGATTATATTTGAAAGAGGGAATAATATTTTGGGTAGGTCTGTTTCGATGTTCAACCGTATGGGTGTTTGCTCAAATTTCCAAAGCCAACATATTGTTCTTCTTTAGACCGCAAACCGGTTCAGACGGAATCAACAGCACCTCTGCTGAAGCGACAATTATCTTCAACCCGAACTCCTACTGGTGCAAACTCATCAACAGCCATTTGTCCTCTTTaaatcattcactcccaaagacgtttttaaacgtcttttcagacttggtctagaattggctggtactgaatgagttaacattttCATGCGCAAATAATGATAACGTGTAACCTGATAacttgataagctgtccactgtgatAACCGTTGTCTCCGAAAGAGTGTATGTGAGCGTGAGTGGTTTcgtgcagtcaaataaaaagCAGACAATGTCGTGTTATTTGACTTATTTGAGAATTTCACAAACTGTATTAGCCGGCTTTCCTACAGGtgcagcgtgcgtgtgtgtcaaaagcaaaagcaaacacTCTTCCTGTCAATCTTCAGTCAGTCGCAATCCACATCAAAGCAACGCCAGTTGCCGCGGAAGCATTCCACTCCTCTCTCATATAGGgtcagaaaagtgggaatgaaaCAATGGCAGACGGAGATGAGAGAAGCAGTTGCATGCCAATCGCAAAGGTTTCCTGGCAGTTTGAGACGATTTCACCTGCGATGGCGAGGGGATTGGCATGAGATTCAGTTAGGAGGAGAGAGGTTATATTTCCCTGCTTCACTAGTCTGTATAATTGAAAACTTTCATGCACCaacaatgataacctgtaacctgataagttgcccactgtagtgaccgctgtccctgaaaggattaaaaGCACTAAATTGGTCAACAAAATCCAAATGTGGATTGTCCCctgaccatgaaaaaaaaaccttcaaaacATTGTGCAAAAAGTAGTGAACCATTAAACAATCGGAGGTGTTTATTCCAAATGAAAGTCAAATGAAGTTCTACTGTAAATGATACAGTGCATGTTTCAGTCATCCTGAAATTTTTACCCAGTAGCTGAATACCCCAAAGTTTTTGCGGcttgtgtttgtgcatttttaacTTGGGAGAACTTGGCCCACAGAtagggggaacaaaaaaaaaaaataaataacctgaAGTGACCTCTGTGTTATGTGTGTCCGCAGGAGGCTGCACGATACCTGAGGAGGCACAAACAAGAGCTGGAGCTTCTTCTGATTGGAAGTCAAACCATGGGTGTGAACTTCACTGAAGCGGTATGTGGGGGTGTGTGCCACTTCTCCACCTGTAACTTCAGACTCAAAGCTCCGAGACAACTTATGAGTTGTccctttgtttattttggccATTGAGAGTTGcttttgaaagcaaaaaaaaaaaaagaacgtgaACAGGCAGTTTTTTGTACTCAATGACATCTGCtgaatgttttggggttttttttttggaaagccaAGCACTTCTCTGTTGGAGCTGACCCAAAGCAGGCTAACAGCTTTCTGGCACAGTCAAGATGCAATCTTTGCTTCTTTtatatattgtttttctttttttaagtgaaagGCGACACCTGGTTGGTCATATTCACTTTTACTTTTATGAGTTTCATTTTATCCGTCTCATAAACATTGCCTGGTCTTTGCAGAATTACTGGAGAAGCCCCGGTGGGAGAAACGACTCCACCAGGTATTTGCTCACATCTTCATATTATAATGCTTTCAtagggccacaacattaggtacacctgcacaatttgACAAACCTCCATATGAGAGATATGTCACAACTTTTAACTTGGATGGCTTATGATAAAATATACATTAAatagatataaataaatatacattaaaTATGTATAAGTTTATTATGATGTTACCAGTTATTTCTTGTGAATTTACCTATTGatgatatttttgctttttattgtcaaatcaaGTTACACATTTATTCACATACTCGTTCcaattttttgttgtaaaatttcacatttattttcacaataattcttgatttttttttttcatgtgagaTTACAAATCTATTCTTATAAAAGTTTGactttttcttgtaaaattacacattaatttttgtaaaaatgtaacTGGTTTTATATTGCAACATTGCTACATTAAAcaaatttgtcctgataaaatTACAATTCTCATtaaattcagactttttttccccctagaaTATCACCAATTTTTTTCTCTAATATTCTCACTTTTAGTCTCGGAAAATTCTAAATTGTGCTGTTAATATATTCATATTGAGAGAATTGCAACTCAGTTCTTGGAAACAAAAAATGCTTCAATGTTTTTTGGTGTtacatttttgctgttgttttattttttcggtGTGGCCCTAATACTGTACTCTTTCGTCACATCACGCGGCGAGGTGTTTCTAATTTTGATTCAAAACCTCCTTGCTTTCGTCATGAGCTAAAACATTACAAACGGATCTCGGGGTGATCCGGTTCTGACAACCACGACATTAAACAAACGGATAGAAATCGTGACCTCTTACGGGCTGTTAGCTTTGCAACCTTTCTGAGCACGTCACAATCAAAACCTTTTCTTGGAAGACAGAATTTGTGATGCATCTGCTTTAGCGGTTCTTATGTTGTATTGAATGAAATTTTTCATGAATGGGAAATGGTCGAATGACATTCAAAATGGTGATGAGTGGTTCAACAAAATAACATTCTGTATGTTGGGTTTCTTCGGCAGGATTCCCTCCGGTATAGATGGCGAGATGGTGGATGTTGCCATGCCAGAGAACAAGAACGTCAATGTGTATTCATCGCAGCATCTCAAAGAAGGTCACATTTCTCTCCCGGCGCCTTTTCCAGCCCATATCGACGAGCTCCTGCCAAAACCATCTTTGTGTTCTGTACAGGTGCGCCGTTGCTAGACGGTGTTGAGCTGCCGCATGACTCGTTGGGCATAAACGGGACCGAGCGGATGCTGGTGGATGGCGTTTTAACCGAGGACGAATGCGCAGCGCTCCAACAGATGGCGCAAGTAAGGATTCGAGAACAAGGGGCGGAGTTACATGGTTGCCCTTTCACCGGCCATCCCCGTGTCGAGAAGAGATAAACGTCATTCTGTGGAGCAGATCATTCATTCCATCTTCCCGTCAGTTCCACACATTCGCGTTACGCTAAGGACTTTGGATGCTCCGCTATCGTACATTCAAATTGACCATggatctaaatacatgttaatagTATTGCGCTGCACACAAAATATCAAAGAATCTTTCATAACAGCCATTTATTGATACAGTACTTAATAGGCATTAATCACGATGATTATTTCAACACAGTAGCAGACATtcagtcattgtttttcatacaatCCACAATCAGGGttactgaaataaaatgcacacatacagCTACCAAACTTGACCAACATGGTTACAATACAAGCCGGAATAAGGGGTGACAAATTAACAGATTGCCGCGTCATTGTGCTTCTACGGTACGATTTCAATTCATGAGCCATTCTTCGTCACTATGCAAAATGGCGTCGGCTGTCCGACAATAATTGatcgctgtgattggctgttagcTAGCTAATCGATGGAAGTAGACGACgagacacaaaaagaaaaagacaaacggaTTATCATCAGGTCATCTTTGGTGAGTTTTTGTCACCCTGGCCACCCGAGTGAAAATGTTTGTCTCCGCCCCTGCTGAAGaactagaacattttttttccatgcttaTGATGTACGATACGGTGTATTAGTGATAACTTTAATGCGAACAAGCACAATCGAAAATGGTTGAAAGGtggattttaatttttctttttttttaaactccgctCTCTGTTAGACGATCACGATGGCAGGAGACGGATACAGCGGCAGGTCATCTCCTCACACCCCCAACGAGAAGTTTGCAGGGGCCACCGTGCTCAAAGCCCTGGAGGTACCCAACCGTGCAGAATGactgaaacacatttttcattctcCATTCGAACTTCAGCACACAGTGCTCACGAACATGTCTTCCTCTATAGTACGGCTACGAGGGCAGGGTGCCCATGAAAAGCGCCCACCTCTTCTACGACGCCAGCACGCGAGTGAGAAACAACATTCTGTCCCACTTCATGATCAACACCACTCTGTACTTTTCCTACACTCACATGGTGTGCCGCTCGGCCATCACAGGTTAGTTGTTTTGTGATGCGTTTGAACCTACGGGGTATTGGAATAAGTGCATTCCTGTCCACTCACCAGGCAAGCTTGCCTTTACAAAGATGATCACTGGTTGACACGGGCTATTAACTTTACGTGAAGCTTTTAGCGGTGcaccaaaactaaaaaaaaaaaaaaattaataatttttccaaaattgtttttagaaaaatgattaaaaaaatgtaaaatctttacattattgtgtttttttaaacactcctgAACATTTAAtgtgaagacattttcatgTAATTACTATGAAAAAGGATGTTTTTCAAGAGTTACAGTAGTTATAAAACTATgaagagaatttaaaaaatattcccgCCATAAAAATGAGATAAAGcttctttttaaattgtttatttatttatttttacatggcAGATAGAAACACCATAACTGGTATTTCTATGACAAAGGGTTTTAAAAATTAGAGGAAATAGCCTGAGCATGAGAATGAGGTTTCCACACATAGCCCGGTGCACATCTGCCGCACAGTTCTGGTTTTGAATTTGGGctgcggctttcctgtgtgaggGTTGCGTTATCCTCTTGCGCTTGCTTGCATGGGTTTGCTTTATgttggttaattgaagactctaaattgcccatgTGTGTGAATATACATGTGGCATGAATCTGTAATTGAGACGTTAAGAGCGGAATATCAGCACTCTACTTTTAATCTAAATAACAAAGGTAAACTTTCAAGAAATTATTTCAACCTAACCAAAGGCTAGTTTAAATTCAGCAACCAGTTTTAAttgttaaaaagagaaaaagggagTGTGGGGAACTTGCAATCAGTCTGTTTATACAATACAGCATTGCCAAAAAAGAGCTTGTGGAAAACACATTGAGCCAAAGCCATTTTTAAACTCATGGAAACGCTATCCGTGTTTTTGTCTCGGATGTTGACAGGGCAACAGGATCACAGGAATGACCTGAGCCATCCCATCCACGGTGACAACTGTCACCTGGACCCAGAGGCAAATGAATGCTGGAGGCAGGCTCCTGCGTACACCCATCGGGACTACAGGTTAGCGTTGTCACAGTACCAAAATTCGGACTCTGAATATTATCCGCACAAAGTACCTCGGCACATGCACTAAAACAATACCACAACACACATAACATTTATATGGAGGATCGTATGTATAATTCAGGACATGTTACATATTATATATGTACTGCATGTGTAAGCGTGTTGTTTTAGTTCCGCGGCActtttttaatgcaagtacGCCGTGCAACCCTACCGCAAGTATGCTCAATGCCCACATTTGTACAAAATGCGCCTGTGTTTGAGTGAGTGATGATCAAAGTAGTCGATCCACACAGTGTAATCCAGTACGGCGTCCCACATGTTCACTCGCCTCTGGTGGTGTCTCCCTATTCTTTCCAGTGCACTACTATACCTCAATGGGGACTTTGAAGGTGGCGAGATCTTCTTTACACAATTGGACGCCAAAACTGTCACAGTAAGTTGGTTTGCGTTTGCCAAAGTATCATCTGGACGAAAAGACTGCTTGTGAGCATGTTTGGAGATCTTAAAAATGCCTTGTGGCATGTTTCGATTGTCGAGTGGTCGTCTTGCAACCCAGAGGTTGTGAGTTCAATCCCTGGCCCTTATGACcgtgtcgaagtgtccttgagcaagatactgaacccccctcccactccccaGTTGCTCATGATGCCCCATCCTCCATAGCTTGAATGAGGGGTCTGTGTTTAAGAGCGCTGAGCAACAGATACAGAACCATTAAATTATCGTTACATTCCCCGAAtggttttacaatatatttattaaaaattggGATTTAATCATTTCATCATAATACACGTGATGTGATTGACACTATAATTCTTTACATCAATTATTACTACATTTTTTGCATACACTAAATGCATTACTAATGTGCAGCGTATTCATTTccagtattttatttcacaatggggcagcccggtagtccagtggttagcacgtcggcttcagagtgcagaggtaccgggttcgattccagctccggcctccctgtgtggagtttgcatgttctccccgggcctgcgtgggttttctccgggtgctccggtttcctcccacattccaaaaatatgcatggcaggctgattgaacactctaaattgtccctaggtgtgagtgtgagcgtggatggttgttcgtctatgtgtgccctgcgattggctggcaaccgattcagggtgtcccccgcctactgcccgaagacagctgggataggctccagcacccccgcgaccctagtgaggatcaagcggctcggaaaatgaatgaatgaatatttcacaaTGTAAATTAATTGTCCCCATAAAAGTTTGTAAGttatcttttgtgtgtgtgtgtgtgtggtttttctttttttttttttttgaagcgatGTAAGCATGAAATTTGAAGTGGTTGGGCATTGATTTGGTCCGCCTCGTCTCCAGGCAACGGTGAAACCCAAGTGTG
Proteins encoded in this window:
- the p3h2 gene encoding prolyl 3-hydroxylase 2, with the translated sequence MDANFFVVFIAVVLACVTPSSSTLQPYDLLYEDAVRAFSSGDYGGVVRIMEEALNSYSVVRRSKIRCRLRCQDQHPFEDADSDLGFFGVVLRRASCMDKCIEQDIGVQSMHKVSEDVVQDFNRRVPYNYLQLAYLKLKQPDKAAAAAHTYFQANPEHVEMNKNLEQYKDQQGVKESHFVDREARPHQHSFSAAVTLYEQGDYVGASHLFEEALVEYYKADVECRALCQGQHQFEDHDHLRYRYSLYEVISDHFTQVLHCEHECVRDLATRPGRLSPMENYLPQHYDYLQFAYYKMEKVEEALQCALAYLLFHEGEQFMTDNVDFYKEVLGRDSAPREEAARYLRRHKQELELLLIGSQTMGVNFTEANYWRSPGGRNDSTRIPSGIDGEMVDVAMPENKNVNVYSSQHLKEGAPLLDGVELPHDSLGINGTERMLVDGVLTEDECAALQQMAQTITMAGDGYSGRSSPHTPNEKFAGATVLKALEYGYEGRVPMKSAHLFYDASTRVRNNILSHFMINTTLYFSYTHMVCRSAITGQQDHRNDLSHPIHGDNCHLDPEANECWRQAPAYTHRDYSALLYLNGDFEGGEIFFTQLDAKTVTATVKPKCGRMVAFTSGRENPHGVKAITDGQRCALALWFTFDPLFKEMERLKADEVVENWISKSMGDGLDINPKDEL